In Pedobacter sp. WC2423, the following are encoded in one genomic region:
- a CDS encoding NDP-sugar synthase has translation MTKLKPSLVILAAGMASRYGGNKQIESFGPSGETIMEYSIFDAIKAGFGKVIFIIREEFAASFKAAIEPKLAGKIELDYVYQSLDKFSGGQEISAERTKPFGTQHALLCAREVLDAPFAVINADDFYGDDAFKQAYDFLTTAAAAGKYACIGYELKNSLSEHGSVTRGQINVNAAGHITGITERKEVVKRDGKAIAKDGDQFIELALDTMVSMNFFCFTPEFVNWSEVGYLKFLQENVNNLKAEFLIPEVADQLISAGEGVVKMIPTESKWFGVTFKEDAQIVKERLLELTASGLYPADLWK, from the coding sequence ATGACTAAATTAAAACCCTCACTCGTTATTTTGGCTGCCGGAATGGCGAGCCGTTATGGTGGTAACAAACAAATTGAGTCTTTTGGGCCTTCCGGAGAAACCATTATGGAATATTCAATTTTTGATGCCATTAAAGCGGGGTTTGGTAAGGTGATCTTTATCATCCGTGAAGAATTTGCTGCTTCCTTTAAAGCTGCTATTGAGCCTAAGCTCGCAGGTAAAATCGAGCTGGACTATGTTTATCAATCTCTGGATAAATTTAGCGGTGGCCAGGAGATCTCTGCCGAACGTACAAAACCGTTTGGAACACAGCATGCGCTATTGTGTGCCAGGGAAGTTTTGGATGCGCCTTTCGCAGTAATCAATGCAGATGACTTTTATGGTGATGATGCCTTTAAGCAAGCTTATGATTTTCTGACTACAGCAGCTGCGGCAGGTAAATATGCCTGTATCGGATATGAACTTAAAAATAGCTTAAGTGAGCATGGTTCAGTGACCCGTGGTCAGATTAATGTGAATGCAGCAGGTCATATTACCGGAATTACGGAGCGTAAAGAAGTAGTTAAAAGGGATGGTAAAGCAATTGCAAAGGATGGTGATCAGTTTATTGAATTGGCACTGGATACCATGGTGAGTATGAACTTTTTTTGTTTTACACCAGAATTTGTGAATTGGAGCGAAGTTGGTTACCTTAAGTTTCTTCAGGAGAATGTAAATAATCTGAAAGCTGAATTTTTAATTCCGGAAGTTGCAGATCAGCTGATTAGTGCAGGTGAAGGAGTGGTGAAAATGATTCCAACTGAGTCCAAATGGTTTGGTGTGACTTTTAAGGAAGATGCACAAATCGTTAAAGAAAGACTATTGGAGTTAACAGCATCTGGATTGTATCCGGCTGATCTGTGGAAATAA
- a CDS encoding mannose-1-phosphate guanylyltransferase, which produces MKNNNFVLIMAGGVGSRFWPKSRNAYPKQFLDILGIGKSLLQLTYDRFLKLCPPENIYIVTNSQYSNIIINQLKGISLEQLICEPSRNNTAPCIAYASFKLNKINPDANIVVAPSDHFILHEDIFIDKVKQALAYTAQHDVLVTLGISPTRPDTGYGYIKYAADQDQGLHKVMQFTEKPSLEKAKEFLKTGDYLWNAGIFIWKAGSILKGLKEHAETIYTLFDSGKDLYNTSEEQTFITENYPKSPNISIDYAIMEQADNVYTIPSDFGWSDLGTWASLYESAPRNGDNNVLSARQINIKDTQNSIIHINSDKLAIIRGLDNFIVVDEGNALLIYPKDQEQEIKEVVKEMSITFGEAFI; this is translated from the coding sequence ATGAAAAACAACAACTTTGTATTGATAATGGCCGGCGGAGTCGGCAGCAGATTCTGGCCTAAAAGCCGCAATGCCTATCCTAAACAATTCCTCGATATCCTTGGAATCGGCAAATCACTCCTCCAGTTAACATATGATCGTTTTTTGAAATTATGTCCGCCGGAAAATATATACATTGTAACGAATAGTCAGTACAGCAATATTATTATAAATCAACTAAAAGGGATTAGCTTAGAACAGCTAATTTGCGAACCAAGCCGCAACAATACAGCCCCCTGTATCGCTTATGCATCTTTTAAGCTGAACAAAATCAACCCGGATGCAAACATTGTAGTCGCCCCTTCTGATCATTTTATACTACACGAAGATATCTTTATTGATAAAGTTAAACAGGCATTAGCTTATACAGCACAGCACGATGTACTGGTTACCTTAGGAATTTCACCCACCCGGCCAGATACAGGTTATGGTTATATCAAATATGCGGCAGATCAGGATCAGGGACTTCATAAAGTTATGCAGTTTACAGAAAAACCTTCCCTGGAAAAAGCAAAAGAATTCCTGAAAACCGGAGATTACCTTTGGAATGCTGGTATCTTCATCTGGAAGGCCGGCTCTATTCTTAAAGGACTAAAAGAGCACGCAGAAACAATATATACGCTATTTGACAGTGGAAAAGACCTGTATAATACTTCTGAAGAACAGACATTCATCACTGAAAACTATCCAAAATCACCAAACATATCTATTGATTATGCGATTATGGAACAAGCCGACAATGTTTATACCATCCCATCAGATTTTGGCTGGTCAGACCTTGGAACCTGGGCTTCTTTGTATGAGTCTGCACCAAGAAATGGCGACAACAATGTATTATCTGCCAGGCAGATTAATATAAAAGACACCCAGAATAGTATCATCCATATCAATAGTGATAAGCTGGCTATTATCCGCGGCCTTGATAATTTTATTGTCGTAGATGAGGGTAATGCTTTATTGATCTACCCTAAAGATCAGGAACAGGAAATCAAAGAAGTGGTTAAAGAAATGAGTATCACTTTTGGAGAGGCCTTCATTTAA
- the rfbB gene encoding dTDP-glucose 4,6-dehydratase — MTKKILITGGAGFIGSHVVRRFVKNYPDYQIVNLDKLTYAGNLLNLTDIESAPNYEFVKGDIVDAAFITELFRAEQFDAVVHLAAESHVDRSISNPMEFVMTNVIGTVNLLNAAKEHWKGSYAQKRFYHVSTDEVYGALGEAGMFTETTAYDPHSPYSASKASSDHFVRAYHDTYGLDAVISNCSNNYGSHHFPEKLIPLAINNIKNNKAVPVYGKGENVRDWLWVEDHARAIDVIFHQAKAGETYNIGGHNEWKNIDLIKLLCKIMDEKLGRSSGTSEQLITYVTDRAGHDLRYAIDSSKLQEKLNWVPSLQFEEGLAKTVDWYLENEQWLEDVTSSNYQSYYETQYAER, encoded by the coding sequence ATGACTAAGAAAATTTTAATTACTGGTGGTGCCGGGTTTATCGGTTCACATGTCGTACGCAGGTTCGTGAAGAACTACCCCGATTATCAGATCGTAAACCTTGATAAATTAACTTATGCAGGGAATCTTTTAAATCTGACTGATATAGAGTCAGCTCCAAATTACGAATTTGTGAAAGGGGATATTGTGGATGCCGCTTTTATAACTGAACTATTCCGTGCGGAGCAATTTGATGCCGTTGTTCATTTGGCTGCTGAATCACACGTAGACCGCTCTATCTCCAATCCGATGGAATTTGTGATGACCAATGTGATTGGAACAGTTAACCTGCTGAACGCTGCAAAAGAACATTGGAAAGGTAGCTATGCACAGAAACGATTTTATCATGTTTCTACGGATGAAGTTTACGGGGCGCTTGGGGAAGCGGGTATGTTTACTGAAACTACCGCTTACGATCCGCATAGTCCTTACTCTGCTTCTAAAGCAAGTTCAGATCACTTTGTGCGTGCTTATCACGATACTTACGGGCTGGATGCGGTGATTTCCAACTGCTCAAATAACTATGGCTCTCATCACTTTCCGGAAAAACTAATTCCGCTGGCGATCAATAATATTAAAAATAATAAAGCGGTACCTGTATACGGTAAAGGTGAAAATGTACGTGACTGGCTTTGGGTTGAAGATCATGCGCGTGCTATTGATGTGATTTTCCACCAGGCAAAAGCCGGGGAAACCTATAATATCGGTGGTCACAATGAATGGAAAAACATTGACCTGATTAAGCTGCTCTGCAAGATTATGGATGAAAAACTTGGACGCTCATCCGGCACTTCTGAACAATTGATTACTTATGTAACCGATCGTGCGGGTCATGATTTAAGGTATGCAATTGATTCTTCTAAACTTCAGGAAAAATTAAACTGGGTGCCCAGCCTTCAGTTTGAAGAAGGTCTGGCAAAAACAGTAGATTGGTATCTTGAAAATGAACAATGGCTGGAGGACGTGACTTCGTCAAATTATCAGTCTTATTATGAAACTCAATACGCAGAAAGATAA
- a CDS encoding TonB-dependent receptor, translated as MRSAYQNLLLLLLLTPFQLSFAQVKKAVTGNITDGKTGETLIGASIKITGGTTTVAMTNGYGFYAVSTIPGEHDISVSFIGYKTITQHLNLSKDMRLDFVLEPGNQLDEVVISGVKSSDHINSAQMGPQRMSIHEIRSLPMLLGERDVMKALQLLPGIKLAGEGNSGFYVRGGATDQNLILLDEAPVYNASHLLGFFSTFNSDAIKDVTTYKEGMPAQYGGRLSSVIDIKMNEGNRKETTVEGGIGLISSRLKVEGPIVKDKGSFMVSGRRTYLDAFFKLSPNKSISKNALYFYDLNAKGNYKIDDKNTLFLSGYFGRDKLNLVNIFGFDWGNATVTMRWNHLYGPRLFSNTSLIYSNYSYVINNLMEDANFEVNSFIRDFNLKQDFQYNISNKHQLKFGLNAIHHTIAPGTMTATSASSVNPITYEKRKGLELAVYLTDEWNVNDRFKMVYGLRLSGFSVLGPGNFKTYDAEGNIVKMTSYTSGQSVKNYLNLEPRFSASYKLNTNSAIKAAYTRNTQNIHLMSNSTSTSPTDLYMMNSNNVRPEIADQVSTGYFRNFKENQYEFSAEIYYKTMQHQIEYRSGADLREKDNIESDLLYGDGRAYGIELFFKKRSGKFNGWIGYTYAKTERQFDTLNEGRWFNARQDRTHDISLVGIYKGSSRWTFSTVFVYNTGNAVTYPSGKYQVNGRTAFYYANKNGYRTPAYHRLDVSATLDGKPGKKYQSSWTFGIYNLYNRQNAFAINFKDDPDNASKTQVVRTTLFGIIPSVTWNFKF; from the coding sequence ATGCGGTCTGCCTATCAAAATTTACTATTGCTTTTACTGCTCACTCCATTTCAGTTATCATTTGCCCAGGTCAAAAAGGCTGTTACAGGAAATATAACTGATGGGAAAACCGGAGAAACCTTAATTGGTGCCAGCATTAAAATAACCGGAGGCACAACCACCGTAGCCATGACCAATGGCTATGGCTTTTATGCGGTTAGCACTATACCCGGCGAACATGATATTTCTGTGAGCTTTATTGGCTACAAAACTATCACACAGCACCTTAACTTATCCAAAGATATGCGGCTTGATTTCGTACTGGAACCCGGTAATCAATTAGATGAAGTCGTTATTTCCGGCGTAAAAAGTAGTGACCATATCAACAGTGCTCAAATGGGGCCTCAAAGGATGAGTATCCATGAAATCCGTAGTCTTCCCATGCTGCTTGGCGAAAGAGATGTTATGAAGGCCCTGCAGCTTTTACCCGGGATTAAACTGGCAGGAGAAGGAAACAGCGGCTTTTATGTGAGAGGAGGGGCAACTGATCAAAATCTGATCCTGCTGGATGAAGCACCCGTTTACAACGCTTCTCATTTACTCGGCTTTTTCTCCACTTTTAACTCCGATGCGATCAAAGACGTCACCACCTATAAAGAGGGGATGCCCGCTCAGTATGGTGGAAGGTTATCTTCGGTCATAGATATCAAAATGAACGAAGGCAATCGCAAAGAAACCACTGTAGAAGGAGGGATCGGCCTGATTTCTTCCCGGCTCAAAGTAGAAGGGCCAATCGTCAAAGACAAAGGGTCGTTTATGGTCAGCGGCCGCAGAACCTATCTGGATGCCTTCTTTAAATTATCCCCCAATAAATCCATTAGTAAAAATGCCTTATACTTTTACGACCTCAATGCAAAGGGTAATTACAAAATCGATGACAAAAACACGCTTTTCCTGTCTGGTTACTTTGGAAGAGATAAACTGAACCTTGTCAATATATTTGGCTTTGACTGGGGCAATGCAACCGTGACTATGCGCTGGAACCATTTATATGGGCCGAGGCTATTTTCCAACACTTCCCTCATTTACAGCAATTACAGTTATGTGATCAACAACCTGATGGAAGATGCAAACTTTGAAGTCAATTCCTTTATCCGGGACTTTAATTTAAAGCAGGACTTCCAGTATAACATCAGCAACAAACACCAGTTGAAATTTGGCCTTAACGCCATTCATCATACCATTGCGCCCGGTACGATGACCGCTACCAGCGCATCCAGTGTCAACCCGATCACTTACGAAAAACGCAAAGGACTTGAGCTCGCAGTTTATCTGACCGATGAATGGAATGTGAACGACCGGTTTAAAATGGTATACGGGTTACGATTGAGCGGTTTCTCTGTGCTTGGACCAGGTAATTTTAAAACCTATGATGCCGAAGGAAATATCGTGAAAATGACCAGTTATACCTCCGGTCAGTCTGTGAAAAACTACCTGAACCTGGAACCCAGGTTTTCGGCCAGTTACAAGCTAAATACGAACAGTGCTATAAAAGCTGCTTACACCAGGAATACGCAGAACATCCACCTGATGTCTAACTCTACTTCGACCTCTCCAACTGATTTATACATGATGAACAGTAATAATGTCAGGCCGGAAATTGCAGATCAGGTTTCTACAGGTTATTTCAGGAATTTCAAGGAGAATCAATATGAATTTTCAGCAGAAATCTATTACAAAACAATGCAGCACCAAATCGAATACCGGAGTGGTGCAGATTTGCGCGAAAAAGATAATATAGAATCGGATTTGCTTTATGGTGATGGCAGAGCTTATGGTATCGAACTGTTTTTTAAGAAGAGATCTGGCAAGTTCAACGGCTGGATCGGATATACTTATGCTAAAACGGAGCGGCAATTTGATACCCTGAATGAAGGCCGGTGGTTTAATGCCAGGCAAGACCGGACACATGATATTTCTTTAGTGGGTATATACAAAGGCAGTTCACGCTGGACATTTTCTACTGTATTTGTGTACAATACAGGGAATGCAGTAACTTATCCGAGCGGTAAGTACCAGGTTAACGGAAGAACCGCTTTCTATTATGCGAATAAAAACGGTTACCGTACCCCGGCTTATCACCGTCTTGACGTTTCAGCAACACTGGATGGAAAACCTGGTAAAAAGTATCAGTCCAGCTGGACCTTTGGTATTTATAACTTGTACAATCGCCAGAACGCTTTTGCAATTAATTTTAAAGATGATCCGGATAATGCATCCAAAACACAGGTTGTGAGAACAACCCTGTTTGGGATTATCCCTTCAGTAACCTGGAACTTTAAATTCTAG
- a CDS encoding undecaprenyl-phosphate glucose phosphotransferase: protein MQTRYLYLLRYVLPVTDLLMLNLVYFTAYNLSIYMGKNVSYELLHHYVIVCNLIWVFNALFFGMYTEYGARRLERIYRSTWRSVLMHAVLFSAYLLLEKNIDFSKTFIAVFYFLLSSAFILNRFVGTSLQFLLINKFQVTKKVAVMGGNPTGNRLASYLTKQNNVDFYGIIAERDEDFYSDKTGLISDFAIAEMKAAAAGGVKDLYVSVPPERMSKMHSLVREADKQCLRLKFIPDIAGSLDAPYTMSYMGDEFPIITLRNEPLELMGNRFKKRTFDIIFSGLVILFILSWLYPIIALLIKLQSKGPVLFKQLRSGRNDEPFWCLKFRSMRMNSTSDKKQATKNDDRITPIGKFLRKTSLDELPQFFNVFAGSMTVVGPRPHMLSHTEEYRAIISEFMVRHFMKPGITGWAQVNGFRGETKAPGSMEKRVKHDIWYLENWTAMLDVKILFMTIINVIHGEDNAY, encoded by the coding sequence ATGCAAACACGTTATTTATACCTTCTAAGGTATGTTTTACCCGTCACTGACCTGTTAATGCTTAATCTGGTTTACTTTACTGCCTATAATTTAAGTATTTACATGGGAAAAAATGTTTCCTATGAATTATTACATCATTATGTGATTGTATGTAATCTGATTTGGGTATTTAATGCCTTGTTTTTTGGTATGTATACTGAATATGGAGCAAGGCGCCTGGAACGTATTTACAGAAGTACCTGGAGAAGTGTACTGATGCATGCTGTTTTATTCTCGGCTTATCTGTTATTGGAAAAGAATATAGACTTTTCAAAAACCTTTATTGCGGTCTTTTATTTCCTGCTTTCCAGTGCATTTATATTAAATCGTTTTGTAGGGACATCTTTGCAATTCCTGTTAATCAATAAATTTCAAGTGACAAAAAAGGTAGCTGTGATGGGAGGTAATCCCACAGGTAACCGGCTGGCCAGTTATCTGACCAAGCAAAATAATGTAGATTTTTATGGGATTATAGCAGAGCGGGATGAAGACTTTTATAGTGATAAAACAGGGCTGATCTCTGACTTTGCTATTGCTGAAATGAAAGCAGCAGCGGCCGGGGGTGTCAAAGACCTATACGTCTCAGTTCCACCCGAAAGAATGTCAAAAATGCATTCCCTGGTTAGAGAGGCAGATAAACAATGTCTGCGTTTGAAATTCATTCCTGATATCGCAGGATCTTTAGATGCACCGTATACCATGAGTTATATGGGGGATGAATTCCCGATCATCACTTTGCGTAACGAACCACTGGAATTAATGGGCAACCGGTTCAAAAAACGAACTTTTGATATTATATTCAGCGGGCTGGTTATCTTGTTTATTTTAAGCTGGTTATATCCAATTATTGCGCTGCTGATTAAACTGCAAAGCAAAGGGCCTGTCTTGTTTAAACAACTGCGCAGTGGTAGAAATGACGAACCATTCTGGTGTCTGAAATTCAGAAGTATGCGGATGAACAGTACCAGTGATAAAAAACAGGCGACTAAAAACGACGACCGTATTACCCCGATTGGTAAATTTCTGCGCAAAACAAGTCTGGATGAGCTGCCGCAATTCTTCAATGTATTTGCCGGAAGTATGACTGTTGTCGGGCCAAGACCACATATGCTGAGCCACACAGAAGAGTACAGGGCAATTATCAGTGAATTCATGGTACGCCATTTTATGAAACCAGGAATTACAGGATGGGCTCAGGTCAATGGTTTCCGCGGAGAGACCAAAGCACCGGGTTCTATGGAGAAACGTGTAAAACACGATATCTGGTATCTTGAAAACTGGACGGCTATGCTCGACGTAAAGATTCTTTTTATGACGATTATCAACGTTATTCACGGAGAAGACAATGCCTATTAG
- a CDS encoding capsule assembly Wzi family protein: protein MSFIENFNSKLILVPVALLALTSQIKAQTFKGIKAEVETQAIGTTSGAVPFWMRSNQFGSTPSPGASGSFIARFHRDYLKPSSIDSTSGKKKLIDWGFGFDGRANIGKESALQLIEAYAKVRAGIFELKGGRTKDVMGLNGDTALSSGNFSVSGNALGIPKIELSIPDYYTLPVFNGLFAIKGNFVHGWVGKTRILDVIKGSQSSNQVYNIQNTHPATYFHQKSLYVRLGREDWKLKFYGGFNHQVYWGNEKEAYGPNFKLSPLKSLFYVATGKSYGTTGVPTSKIGNQLGSVDLGAEYDFTSIKVMVYRQTFYDVGALSKLANIRDGLNGISFGNKNYNRKNRGFEWKKALFEFFYSKDQAGYPWSVPTKSGDEDYYNNFYYMEGWSYKGMGLGTPLITTRNDARTGQAYRNADNFINNRIVAVHFGLSGSLQDWDFTTKLTYSKNYGTFGTSIFGGSTGSIRNPQTTNIFVPVDQLSFYLEGMRPLNKGYNIGFATALDQGKLLYNAYGLLLKLRKSW from the coding sequence ATGAGTTTTATTGAAAATTTTAATAGTAAGTTAATATTAGTTCCTGTAGCGCTTCTGGCACTGACCAGCCAGATCAAAGCACAAACCTTTAAGGGTATAAAAGCCGAAGTGGAGACTCAGGCCATCGGAACAACCAGCGGGGCTGTTCCTTTCTGGATGCGGTCAAACCAGTTCGGATCCACTCCTTCCCCTGGCGCATCGGGGAGTTTTATCGCAAGATTCCACCGTGATTATCTTAAGCCGTCTTCAATTGATAGTACATCCGGAAAGAAAAAGCTGATAGACTGGGGCTTTGGTTTTGACGGGAGAGCAAATATTGGAAAGGAATCAGCACTCCAGCTGATCGAGGCTTATGCAAAAGTAAGAGCTGGTATTTTTGAACTTAAAGGCGGAAGAACGAAAGATGTGATGGGATTGAATGGAGATACCGCATTAAGTTCAGGTAATTTCTCTGTATCAGGAAATGCCCTGGGGATACCAAAAATAGAACTTTCCATTCCTGACTATTATACTTTGCCAGTCTTTAACGGACTGTTCGCTATCAAAGGAAACTTTGTACATGGCTGGGTTGGAAAAACAAGAATTCTGGACGTTATTAAGGGTTCGCAGTCCAGCAATCAGGTTTATAATATCCAGAATACCCACCCTGCCACTTATTTTCATCAAAAGTCTTTGTATGTTCGTTTGGGCAGGGAAGATTGGAAACTGAAGTTTTACGGTGGATTCAACCACCAGGTCTATTGGGGTAATGAAAAAGAAGCTTACGGGCCTAATTTCAAACTTTCTCCACTCAAATCATTATTTTATGTAGCCACAGGTAAATCTTATGGAACTACCGGCGTACCGACTTCTAAAATTGGCAACCAACTGGGCTCTGTGGATTTGGGCGCCGAATATGATTTCACCAGTATTAAAGTCATGGTATACCGTCAAACTTTTTATGATGTAGGTGCTTTGTCCAAACTGGCAAATATCAGGGATGGTTTAAATGGAATCAGTTTCGGGAATAAGAATTACAACCGTAAAAATCGCGGATTTGAATGGAAGAAAGCATTATTTGAGTTCTTTTATTCTAAAGATCAGGCAGGCTACCCATGGTCCGTACCTACCAAATCTGGTGATGAAGATTACTACAACAATTTCTATTATATGGAAGGCTGGTCTTATAAAGGCATGGGTTTGGGAACACCTTTAATTACCACAAGAAATGATGCGCGGACAGGACAGGCCTACCGGAATGCGGATAACTTTATTAATAACCGGATAGTTGCAGTACATTTCGGTTTATCAGGGAGCTTACAAGACTGGGACTTCACCACAAAACTTACTTATTCGAAGAACTACGGTACTTTTGGAACGAGTATTTTCGGAGGTTCAACAGGCTCGATCAGAAATCCGCAGACCACCAATATCTTTGTGCCGGTTGATCAGCTCTCTTTCTATCTGGAAGGTATGAGACCACTAAACAAGGGCTATAATATTGGTTTTGCTACAGCCCTTGATCAGGGTAAATTACTTTATAATGCTTATGGTTTGCTTTTGAAACTGAGAAAGAGCTGGTAA
- the rfbD gene encoding dTDP-4-dehydrorhamnose reductase — MDILVLGASGQLGSCIRKVASQKKISSISFPDESAGNILDYAGLEELFIAEQPEFVINCAAYTAVDKAEDDAELCEQVNRDGAKHIALLCQAYGAVMIHVSTDFVFGGNTVNLLKEEDAAEPVNVYGVTKLAGEKDIAAVLSAHFILRTSWLYSEYGNNFVKTMLKLGADRDELNIIADQIGTPTYAIDLAKAILTIIESGKTAYGVYHYSNEGVTSWYDFAQGIFELSDTEVKLFPIPASEYPTRAVRPKFSVMDKTKIKKTFDLEIPYWRDSLSVCIHQLALINAPQI; from the coding sequence ATGGATATATTAGTATTAGGTGCATCTGGTCAGCTGGGTAGCTGTATCAGAAAAGTAGCTTCGCAAAAAAAAATCAGTTCTATCTCTTTTCCTGATGAAAGTGCAGGGAATATACTGGACTATGCAGGGCTTGAAGAATTATTTATTGCAGAGCAGCCGGAATTCGTGATTAACTGTGCGGCTTATACTGCTGTAGATAAAGCAGAAGATGATGCGGAGCTTTGTGAGCAGGTTAACAGGGATGGAGCAAAGCATATTGCGCTGCTTTGCCAGGCGTACGGTGCGGTGATGATCCATGTTTCTACCGATTTCGTTTTTGGCGGTAACACTGTTAATTTGTTGAAAGAAGAAGATGCTGCTGAGCCCGTTAATGTTTATGGCGTCACTAAGCTGGCGGGTGAAAAAGATATTGCAGCTGTTTTATCTGCCCATTTCATTTTACGTACCAGCTGGTTGTATTCGGAATATGGAAACAACTTTGTGAAAACTATGCTGAAATTAGGTGCAGACAGAGATGAGCTGAATATTATTGCTGATCAGATTGGTACGCCGACTTATGCGATTGATCTGGCAAAAGCAATTTTAACAATTATTGAATCAGGAAAGACGGCTTACGGAGTTTACCATTACAGTAATGAAGGAGTGACCTCCTGGTATGATTTTGCGCAGGGTATTTTTGAACTCAGTGATACGGAGGTGAAATTATTCCCTATTCCTGCTTCTGAATATCCGACAAGGGCAGTAAGACCGAAGTTTTCCGTTATGGATAAAACTAAAATTAAAAAGACTTTTGATTTGGAGATCCCATACTGGAGAGATAGTTTATCAGTTTGTATCCACCAACTGGCTTTAATTAATGCCCCTCAAATTTAA
- the rfbA gene encoding glucose-1-phosphate thymidylyltransferase RfbA gives MKGIILAGGSGTRLHPLTLVMSKQMMPVYDKPMIYYPLSTLMLAGIREVLIISTPHDLPNFEKLLGDGSRLGCKFSYAVQAEPNGLAQAFVIGADFIGKDKVALVLGDNIFYGEGMSKLLQASADPDGGVVFAYQVSDPERYGVVEFDAHKKAVSIEEKPVQPKSDYAVPGLYFYDNSVVEIAKNINPSPRGEYEITDVNKVYLEQGKLKVGVLSRGTAWLDTGTFNSLMQAGQFVQVIEERQGQKIGAIEEVAYRMGFIDEAQLTAIATPLVKSGYGQYLLKLLK, from the coding sequence ATGAAAGGAATAATTCTGGCAGGAGGAAGCGGAACGCGTTTACACCCCCTGACTCTTGTAATGAGTAAACAAATGATGCCGGTTTATGATAAGCCGATGATTTATTACCCGCTGTCAACTTTGATGCTGGCAGGAATCAGGGAGGTGCTGATTATCTCTACGCCTCACGATCTGCCTAACTTTGAAAAACTTCTCGGTGACGGAAGTCGTTTGGGATGTAAATTCTCTTATGCCGTACAGGCGGAGCCGAATGGACTGGCACAGGCTTTTGTGATTGGTGCTGACTTTATTGGAAAAGATAAAGTTGCGCTGGTACTGGGTGATAATATTTTTTACGGAGAGGGTATGTCTAAATTATTACAGGCAAGTGCAGATCCTGATGGAGGTGTTGTTTTTGCTTACCAGGTTTCCGATCCGGAACGTTATGGTGTTGTGGAATTTGATGCACACAAAAAAGCGGTCTCTATTGAAGAGAAGCCGGTTCAGCCAAAATCTGATTACGCGGTTCCTGGTTTGTATTTTTATGATAACAGTGTAGTAGAGATTGCAAAAAATATCAACCCTTCTCCGCGCGGCGAATATGAAATTACTGATGTAAACAAAGTTTATCTGGAGCAGGGGAAATTGAAGGTTGGTGTGCTGAGCAGGGGGACTGCCTGGTTAGATACCGGGACGTTTAACTCGCTGATGCAGGCCGGGCAATTTGTTCAGGTTATTGAAGAACGTCAGGGACAAAAAATAGGAGCGATTGAAGAAGTGGCTTACCGGATGGGCTTTATAGATGAAGCGCAGCTGACTGCTATCGCTACTCCTTTAGTTAAAAGTGGTTATGGACAATACTTGCTGAAGTTGCTGAAGTAG